A genomic stretch from Halorhodospira halophila SL1 includes:
- the murD gene encoding UDP-N-acetylmuramoyl-L-alanine--D-glutamate ligase, with translation MTASDRQQGYTAVAGLGATGMACVRHLRARGVVVVVVDSRSEPPRLAQLQAEHPEVRVVLGGLDRDTLFGAERVVVSPGLDLRHGVWTELRAAGRSVVGELTLFAEAVAGPVCAVTGSNGKSTVVSLLGEMARAAGWDVAVGGNLGTPALELLEQAPADGYLIEVSSFQLEACPGFRADVAALLNVSADHMDRYDSLDDYAAAKARVLDGARVAVLNAEDPQIAGLGQRADAVRHFNLDGPADYHLLEQGGRAWLAAAGQPRQAIDELPVPGRAHCANALAAMALADALGIAEVAQCRALQAFSGLPHRMESVGEWRGVRWINDSKATNVGAAVAAIGGLHRPVVLIAGGQGKGADFRPLAQACAESARAVVLIGEDAAAIEAAIAGRVPTERADSMVGAVAAAARWAEPGDAVLLAPACASFDAFSSFEARGDAFRDAVRGEVAHG, from the coding sequence ATGACGGCAAGCGACCGCCAGCAAGGGTACACCGCTGTCGCCGGTCTCGGGGCGACGGGGATGGCCTGTGTGCGCCATCTGCGCGCCCGTGGTGTCGTGGTCGTGGTGGTGGACAGTCGCAGCGAGCCGCCGCGCCTGGCGCAGCTGCAAGCCGAGCACCCCGAGGTGCGGGTGGTGCTTGGGGGGCTCGACCGCGACACCCTGTTCGGCGCCGAACGCGTGGTGGTCAGCCCCGGTCTCGACCTGCGCCACGGGGTCTGGACGGAGCTGCGCGCGGCCGGGCGGTCGGTGGTGGGGGAACTCACCCTGTTCGCCGAGGCGGTGGCGGGTCCGGTGTGCGCCGTAACCGGTTCCAATGGCAAGAGCACGGTGGTCAGCCTGCTCGGCGAGATGGCCCGCGCTGCCGGGTGGGATGTGGCCGTGGGCGGTAATCTGGGGACGCCCGCCCTGGAGTTGCTCGAGCAGGCGCCCGCCGATGGCTACCTGATCGAGGTGTCCAGCTTCCAGCTGGAGGCGTGCCCTGGCTTCCGCGCCGATGTGGCGGCGCTGCTCAACGTCAGCGCCGACCACATGGACCGCTACGACAGCCTCGATGACTACGCGGCGGCCAAGGCACGGGTGCTCGACGGCGCCCGGGTGGCAGTGCTCAACGCCGAGGATCCCCAGATCGCCGGCCTGGGGCAGCGGGCGGACGCCGTGCGCCATTTCAACCTCGACGGCCCGGCCGACTACCACCTGCTCGAGCAGGGCGGCCGTGCCTGGCTCGCCGCCGCCGGGCAGCCCCGACAGGCCATCGATGAGCTGCCGGTACCCGGCCGCGCCCACTGCGCCAACGCCCTGGCCGCCATGGCCCTGGCCGATGCCCTGGGGATTGCCGAGGTGGCCCAGTGCCGGGCGCTGCAGGCCTTCTCCGGGTTGCCGCATCGCATGGAGTCGGTGGGTGAGTGGCGCGGGGTGCGCTGGATCAACGACTCCAAGGCGACCAACGTCGGTGCTGCGGTGGCCGCCATCGGCGGCCTGCACCGACCGGTGGTGCTGATCGCCGGCGGGCAGGGCAAGGGGGCCGACTTCCGGCCGCTGGCCCAGGCCTGTGCCGAATCGGCGCGTGCGGTGGTCCTCATCGGCGAGGACGCAGCGGCCATCGAGGCGGCCATCGCCGGGCGCGTCCCCACCGAGCGGGCCGACAGCATGGTCGGCGCGGTGGCGGCCGCTGCCCGCTGGGCCGAGCCCGGCGATGCCGTTCTCTTGGCACCGGCATGCGCCAGTTTTGACGCCTTCAGCAGCTTCGAGGCACGCGGCGATGCGTTCCGTGACGCCGTCCGCGGGGAGGTGGCCCATGGCTGA
- the mraY gene encoding phospho-N-acetylmuramoyl-pentapeptide-transferase: protein MVLETFYSGFNVFQYITFRTILGVLTALGIALMIGPAVIQRLVLHQVGQQVRDDGPETHLEKAGTPTMGGALILVAIAVSTLLWADLTNRYVWVVLLVTLAFGLIGGVDDALKLARQDSQGLRARTKFSLQVLAALAASTFLFATATDPVETSLVLPLVKEWVFPLGLGFIALATLVIVGSSNAVNLTDGLDGLAIMPTVLVATGLAVFAYASGHHVFADYLGIPSVPGVGELVIFCGAIVGAGLGFLWYNTYPAQVFMGDVGALALGAALGVVAVAVRQEIVLFIMGGIFVMETVSVMIQVLSYKLTGRRVFRMAPLHHHYELKGWPEPRVIVRFWIITVVLVLIGLAMLKVR, encoded by the coding sequence ATGGTACTGGAGACGTTCTACTCCGGGTTCAACGTCTTCCAGTACATCACGTTCCGGACCATCCTCGGGGTGCTGACCGCCCTGGGGATCGCGCTGATGATCGGCCCTGCGGTGATCCAGCGTCTGGTGCTCCACCAAGTGGGGCAGCAGGTCCGGGACGACGGCCCGGAGACGCACCTGGAGAAGGCCGGTACCCCGACCATGGGCGGCGCGCTGATCCTCGTTGCCATCGCGGTTTCCACGCTGCTTTGGGCGGATCTGACCAACCGCTACGTCTGGGTGGTCCTGCTGGTCACGCTCGCCTTCGGGCTCATCGGCGGGGTCGACGATGCCCTCAAGCTGGCCCGTCAGGACAGCCAGGGCCTGCGTGCCCGGACCAAGTTCTCGCTGCAGGTGTTGGCGGCGCTGGCGGCGAGCACCTTCCTGTTTGCCACTGCCACGGATCCGGTGGAGACCAGCCTGGTGCTGCCCCTGGTCAAGGAGTGGGTCTTCCCGCTGGGCCTCGGTTTCATCGCCCTGGCGACGCTGGTGATCGTGGGTAGTTCCAATGCCGTGAACCTGACCGACGGGCTGGATGGACTGGCGATCATGCCCACGGTGCTGGTGGCCACCGGGCTGGCGGTCTTCGCCTACGCTAGCGGGCACCACGTCTTTGCCGATTACCTCGGTATCCCGTCGGTGCCCGGGGTGGGCGAGCTGGTGATCTTCTGTGGCGCCATCGTCGGTGCTGGGCTCGGGTTCCTCTGGTACAACACCTACCCCGCGCAGGTCTTCATGGGCGACGTGGGGGCCCTGGCCCTTGGGGCCGCGCTGGGCGTGGTGGCCGTGGCCGTCCGTCAGGAGATCGTGCTCTTCATCATGGGCGGGATCTTCGTCATGGAGACGGTCTCGGTGATGATCCAGGTCCTCTCCTACAAACTCACCGGGCGCCGGGTCTTTCGCATGGCGCCGTTGCACCACCACTACGAACTCAAGGGTTGGCCGGAGCCGCGGGTGATTGTCCGTTTCTGGATCATCACCGTGGTCCTGGTTCTGATCGGTCTGGCGATGTTGAAGGTGCGCTGA
- a CDS encoding UDP-N-acetylmuramoyl-tripeptide--D-alanyl-D-alanine ligase, with protein MDPLSLEQIAALTGAELIGNGGGAVTGVALDSRRATSGSLFVALPGARCDGHDFADDAAARGAVAVLGTRPVGALPTLVVEDPAAALAVLGAECRRRSGVRLVAVTGSNGKTTVKELLAAMLAESGPTLATEGNRNNLLGVPEMLCRLGAGHRFAVIEMGANAPGEIAQLTAWAQPDVGVVTNAGPAHLEGFGSLDGVARAKGELFQGLPRQGVAVLNADDDFCGLWREMAGARRCLTFGADAGQFRHRGHGSRLELDLGGGWMAAPTPLLGGHNAQNIAAAAACAAALEVPARTILDRISSAAAVPGRLELRRGDHGGWLVDDTYNANPASLQAAIDTVTGFQAAPWLLLGAMGELGAETAEWHSRAGRRARAAGVERLWTLGEAAAPAAEAFGEGGRCFDNASALIEACRAELPADAVVLIKGSRSAAMERVAAGLTCTEPTREGEGR; from the coding sequence ATGGATCCGTTGAGCCTGGAGCAGATTGCGGCGCTGACCGGTGCCGAGCTGATCGGCAACGGTGGCGGGGCCGTGACGGGGGTGGCGCTGGACAGTCGCCGAGCCACTTCGGGGTCGCTCTTCGTGGCCCTGCCGGGGGCGCGCTGCGATGGCCACGACTTTGCCGATGATGCCGCAGCCCGCGGCGCCGTGGCGGTGCTCGGCACCCGTCCGGTGGGGGCGCTGCCGACGCTGGTGGTCGAGGACCCGGCGGCGGCCCTCGCGGTCCTGGGTGCGGAGTGCCGGCGGCGCAGCGGGGTGCGTCTGGTGGCCGTGACCGGCAGCAACGGCAAGACCACGGTCAAGGAACTGCTGGCCGCGATGCTGGCCGAATCCGGGCCAACCCTGGCCACCGAGGGCAACCGGAACAACCTGCTGGGGGTCCCGGAGATGCTCTGTCGGCTGGGTGCCGGGCACCGCTTTGCCGTCATCGAGATGGGCGCCAACGCCCCGGGCGAGATCGCTCAGCTGACCGCCTGGGCGCAGCCCGACGTGGGCGTGGTGACCAATGCCGGCCCGGCCCACCTGGAGGGGTTCGGCTCGCTGGACGGGGTCGCCCGCGCTAAGGGGGAGCTCTTCCAGGGGCTGCCGCGGCAGGGGGTGGCCGTCCTGAATGCCGACGACGACTTCTGCGGCTTGTGGCGGGAGATGGCGGGCGCACGGCGGTGCCTGACCTTTGGCGCCGACGCCGGACAGTTTCGCCATCGGGGGCATGGCAGCCGGCTGGAGCTGGATCTTGGGGGCGGCTGGATGGCGGCGCCGACCCCGCTGCTCGGGGGCCACAACGCACAGAACATCGCCGCGGCAGCGGCGTGTGCCGCCGCCCTCGAGGTGCCGGCGCGAACCATCCTCGACCGCATCTCCTCCGCCGCGGCCGTACCGGGGCGGCTGGAGCTGCGTCGCGGAGATCACGGCGGCTGGTTGGTAGACGACACCTACAATGCCAACCCCGCCAGCCTGCAGGCGGCCATCGATACGGTGACCGGGTTCCAGGCGGCCCCGTGGCTGCTCCTCGGGGCCATGGGCGAGCTCGGCGCGGAGACTGCGGAGTGGCACAGCCGGGCCGGCCGGCGGGCGCGCGCCGCCGGGGTGGAGCGGCTGTGGACCCTTGGGGAGGCTGCCGCCCCGGCGGCCGAGGCCTTCGGCGAAGGCGGCCGCTGTTTTGACAATGCATCGGCGCTGATCGAGGCGTGCCGCGCCGAGTTGCCGGCCGATGCGGTCGTGCTGATCAAGGGGTCGCGCTCAGCCGCCATGGAGCGCGTGGCGGCGGGCCTGACCTGCACCGAACCAACAAGAGAAGGGGAGGGACGCTAG
- a CDS encoding UDP-N-acetylmuramoyl-L-alanyl-D-glutamate--2,6-diaminopimelate ligase: MTAAALPEVTLRWLLEPWVDEALPAASIQGLTPDTRRLEPGAVFLALPGSRDHGLAYVPAALQAGAAAVVWDPQDEVDPGAARTATEQSGVPMVGVPGLRRHLGAIAGRLYGDPSRGMEVIAVTGTDGKTSVSHFIAQLLSGPEAPWGVVGTLGHGLVDDLRPGVLTTPDAAALQKALAECRAAGATGVAMEASSHALEQGRLAGTAVDLAVLTHLGRDHLDYHGSVEAYADAKSRLFEFPSLRAQVLNLDDALGRRLHDRAAGAAFTYSAAGAAADLAAEAVIPGADGVQLTLCVGGTRHSVRLPLFGHFNVANVLAAVAAALALGRPMDGVLARLPTLRPVPGRMEQFHADGSPLVVVDYAHTPGALEQALTALRAHTTGRLCVVFGCGGERDTGKRPLMGEVAARLADRVLITDDNPRGEDAAVIRAAVAAGAGEGAEVVAGRGVAIGGAIAWGAPGDVVLIAGKGHETEQEIDGQRFPFSDREEVARLLSVPREAAWIR; encoded by the coding sequence ATGACTGCTGCGGCCCTCCCCGAAGTGACCCTGCGCTGGCTGCTTGAGCCGTGGGTCGACGAGGCGTTGCCTGCCGCGTCGATCCAGGGGCTGACCCCCGATACCCGGCGCCTCGAGCCCGGTGCGGTGTTCCTGGCGCTACCCGGTAGCCGGGACCACGGGCTCGCCTACGTGCCGGCGGCGTTGCAGGCGGGGGCTGCCGCCGTGGTGTGGGATCCGCAGGACGAGGTCGATCCCGGTGCGGCGAGGACCGCCACCGAGCAGTCCGGTGTGCCGATGGTCGGTGTGCCGGGGCTGCGTCGCCACCTGGGGGCCATCGCCGGGCGGCTCTACGGCGATCCGTCCCGGGGCATGGAGGTGATTGCGGTTACCGGGACCGACGGCAAGACGTCGGTCAGCCATTTCATTGCCCAGCTGCTTAGCGGGCCGGAGGCCCCCTGGGGCGTCGTTGGCACGCTGGGGCACGGCCTGGTGGACGACCTGCGCCCGGGCGTGCTGACCACGCCGGATGCCGCGGCACTGCAGAAGGCCCTGGCCGAGTGCCGCGCAGCGGGCGCCACCGGGGTGGCGATGGAGGCCTCCTCTCACGCCCTGGAGCAGGGACGCCTGGCCGGTACGGCGGTGGATCTGGCGGTGCTGACCCACTTGGGGCGCGACCACCTCGACTATCACGGCTCCGTCGAGGCGTACGCCGACGCCAAGAGCCGCCTGTTCGAGTTCCCCAGCCTGCGGGCTCAGGTGCTCAATCTAGACGACGCGCTCGGACGGCGCCTGCACGATCGGGCGGCCGGGGCGGCCTTCACCTACAGTGCCGCCGGGGCGGCCGCTGACCTCGCGGCCGAGGCCGTGATCCCGGGGGCCGACGGCGTGCAGCTGACGCTCTGTGTTGGCGGGACCCGGCACTCGGTGCGCCTGCCGCTGTTCGGGCATTTCAACGTCGCCAATGTGCTGGCGGCCGTGGCGGCCGCCCTGGCCTTGGGGCGGCCGATGGATGGGGTGCTGGCCAGGCTGCCGACGCTGCGTCCGGTGCCCGGGCGGATGGAGCAGTTCCACGCCGACGGGTCGCCGCTGGTGGTGGTGGATTACGCCCATACGCCGGGCGCGCTGGAGCAGGCGCTGACGGCGCTGCGTGCGCACACCACCGGGCGGCTGTGCGTCGTCTTCGGCTGCGGTGGGGAGCGGGATACCGGCAAGCGACCGCTGATGGGCGAGGTCGCGGCGCGTCTGGCTGATCGCGTGCTGATCACCGACGACAACCCGCGCGGCGAAGACGCTGCGGTCATCCGCGCTGCCGTCGCCGCCGGCGCCGGGGAGGGCGCCGAGGTGGTGGCAGGGCGTGGCGTCGCCATCGGCGGGGCCATCGCCTGGGGTGCCCCGGGCGACGTGGTGTTGATTGCCGGCAAGGGCCACGAGACCGAGCAGGAGATCGACGGGCAGCGGTTCCCGTTCTCCGACCGTGAGGAGGTGGCGCGGCTGCTCTCCGTGCCCCGGGAGGCGGCATGGATCCGTTGA
- a CDS encoding peptidoglycan D,D-transpeptidase FtsI family protein, with amino-acid sequence MAIAAGAVILRALDLQVINSEFLRDEADARHLRTVSMPAHRGVITDRNGEPLAISSPVKSAWANPGELLEDGAAVAAVAEVLERSPAELRDFLKAREGRHFVYLRRHLSPQVATRMRELDAPGVQLQQEFRRFYPAGEVAAQLVGFTDIDGQGLAGVERAFEDPLSGRSGAKRVIRDPFGRTIEDVELLREPRPGEDVHLSLDRRIQYVAYRELKRAVRGHDAEGGAAVVLDATSGEVLAMVSQPSFNPHRRAGVEPEQRRNRAVSWAQEPGSVIKPFTIAAALSSGAVRSGQAFDTAPGTMRVGRHTVRDFLDYGELDIAGVLQKSSNVGTVKMALETEPRALWNTLEDIGFGERTRSGLRDEVAGQFLPAPPRGDVQRATLSYGYGVTATPLQLARAYAALARDGVIRPISIQAVEEPPEGRQVLDPELAAEIRGMLEAVVEPGGTGTRAAISGYRVAGKTGTVLKSGPSGYAEEDYLASFIGFAPASDPRLVMAVTIDQPRGDLYYGGQVAAPVFSRVMGNALRMLNVPPDDLPELEVPVVAEREGS; translated from the coding sequence ATGGCCATCGCCGCCGGCGCGGTGATCCTGCGCGCTCTGGATCTGCAGGTGATCAACAGCGAATTCCTCCGCGACGAGGCCGATGCCCGCCACCTGCGCACGGTGAGCATGCCGGCGCACCGGGGCGTGATCACCGACCGCAACGGTGAGCCGCTGGCAATCAGCTCGCCGGTTAAGTCGGCCTGGGCCAACCCGGGGGAGTTGCTTGAGGACGGCGCGGCGGTCGCCGCCGTGGCCGAGGTGCTGGAGCGCTCTCCGGCGGAACTGCGCGATTTCCTGAAGGCGCGGGAGGGGCGGCATTTCGTCTACCTGCGTCGCCACCTGTCGCCGCAGGTGGCGACGCGCATGCGCGAACTGGACGCCCCGGGGGTGCAGCTGCAGCAGGAGTTCCGCCGCTTCTATCCGGCCGGCGAGGTGGCGGCTCAGCTGGTCGGTTTTACCGACATCGATGGCCAGGGGCTGGCCGGTGTCGAGCGCGCCTTCGAGGATCCGCTGAGTGGGCGCAGTGGCGCCAAGCGCGTCATCCGCGACCCGTTCGGGCGCACCATCGAGGATGTGGAGCTGCTGCGCGAGCCGCGCCCTGGTGAAGATGTCCACCTGTCGCTGGATCGGCGCATCCAGTACGTGGCCTACCGCGAGCTCAAGCGAGCCGTTCGCGGTCACGACGCCGAGGGAGGCGCGGCGGTCGTGCTGGATGCAACGAGCGGGGAGGTCCTGGCAATGGTCAGCCAGCCCTCGTTCAACCCCCATCGCCGCGCCGGCGTCGAGCCTGAGCAGCGCCGCAACCGGGCGGTGAGCTGGGCCCAGGAGCCGGGCTCCGTGATCAAGCCGTTCACCATTGCCGCAGCGCTCTCCAGCGGCGCGGTGCGCAGTGGGCAGGCGTTCGACACGGCCCCGGGGACCATGCGCGTCGGACGGCACACCGTCCGTGATTTCCTCGATTACGGTGAGCTCGATATCGCCGGCGTGCTGCAGAAGTCCAGCAACGTGGGCACCGTGAAGATGGCCCTGGAGACCGAGCCGCGGGCCCTATGGAACACCCTGGAGGACATCGGCTTCGGCGAGCGTACGCGCAGCGGCCTGCGGGACGAGGTGGCCGGGCAGTTTCTGCCGGCGCCGCCCCGCGGCGACGTGCAGCGCGCGACGCTCTCCTACGGCTACGGCGTCACCGCTACGCCGTTGCAGCTGGCGCGGGCCTACGCCGCGCTGGCCCGGGACGGCGTCATTCGCCCGATCTCCATCCAGGCGGTGGAGGAGCCGCCGGAGGGCCGGCAGGTGCTCGATCCGGAGCTGGCAGCCGAGATCCGCGGCATGCTCGAGGCGGTGGTCGAGCCCGGCGGCACCGGGACCCGTGCTGCTATCTCCGGTTATCGAGTAGCCGGCAAGACCGGCACGGTCCTCAAGAGCGGCCCCAGTGGCTACGCCGAGGAGGACTACCTCGCCTCTTTCATTGGTTTCGCCCCGGCGTCGGACCCGCGCCTGGTCATGGCCGTGACCATCGATCAGCCGCGCGGCGATCTCTACTACGGCGGCCAGGTGGCCGCGCCGGTCTTCTCCCGGGTGATGGGCAACGCGCTGCGCATGCTCAATGTGCCGCCCGACGATCTCCCGGAGCTTGAAGTGCCGGTCGTCGCCGAGAGGGAGGGGTCATGA
- the ftsL gene encoding cell division protein FtsL: MSRAAWGGIALVVAVVVSAVGVVAIQHEYRGGFITLQDELERSDRLREEWSMLQLEQGAWAGHSRLERVAGEELGMALPERDEIIILRRP, translated from the coding sequence ATGAGTCGTGCGGCCTGGGGGGGCATCGCCTTGGTGGTGGCCGTTGTGGTCAGCGCCGTGGGGGTGGTAGCGATTCAGCACGAGTATCGGGGGGGGTTCATTACCCTGCAGGACGAACTCGAGCGCAGCGACCGGCTGCGCGAGGAGTGGAGCATGCTGCAGCTCGAGCAGGGCGCGTGGGCCGGGCACAGCCGCCTGGAGCGCGTCGCCGGCGAGGAGCTGGGGATGGCGCTGCCCGAGCGCGACGAGATCATCATCCTGAGGCGCCCTTAA
- the rsmH gene encoding 16S rRNA (cytosine(1402)-N(4))-methyltransferase RsmH — translation MSAAEMCAVAEQEPTATTHRPVLYGAALAALDVRPDGCYVDATYGRGGHARGILERLGPQGRLWVADRDPEALAHARETLADDPRCTVLGAELAELPRLLAEQGLAAGVDGLLADLGISSPQVDNPDRGFSFQRDGPLDMRMDPTTGESAAALLERLSARDIAGVLRQLGEERHAGRIARAIVAARDAGDPPRTTLALARLVEQAVPRREPGRHPATRTFQALRIAVNDELGQLDRFLEGVIDLLAPGGRLAVIAFHSLEDRRVKRFIRRASSVGDLPPSVPVPPAGCQPRLRPLGRDLRADEGEVAGNPRARSAVLRVAERLS, via the coding sequence ATGTCCGCAGCGGAGATGTGCGCAGTGGCGGAGCAGGAGCCAACGGCGACGACACACCGGCCGGTCCTCTATGGGGCCGCGCTGGCCGCGCTCGACGTGCGTCCGGACGGCTGCTATGTGGACGCCACCTACGGGCGTGGCGGTCACGCCCGCGGTATCCTGGAGCGACTGGGCCCCCAAGGGCGGTTGTGGGTGGCCGACCGGGACCCGGAGGCGCTGGCCCACGCCCGCGAGACCCTGGCGGACGACCCCCGCTGCACCGTGCTGGGTGCCGAACTGGCCGAGCTGCCCCGGCTGTTGGCCGAGCAGGGGCTCGCCGCCGGGGTCGACGGCCTGCTGGCGGATCTCGGCATCTCCTCGCCTCAGGTCGACAACCCCGACCGCGGTTTCTCGTTCCAGCGCGATGGGCCGCTGGATATGCGCATGGATCCGACCACCGGCGAGTCCGCCGCAGCGCTCCTGGAGCGTCTGAGTGCGCGCGACATCGCCGGGGTCCTGCGGCAACTCGGCGAAGAGCGCCACGCCGGGCGGATTGCGCGTGCCATTGTCGCTGCCCGGGACGCCGGCGACCCGCCGCGCACCACGCTGGCGCTGGCCCGGCTGGTCGAGCAGGCGGTACCGCGGCGTGAGCCGGGGCGCCATCCGGCGACGCGGACCTTCCAGGCGCTGCGTATCGCAGTCAACGATGAACTTGGACAGCTGGACCGCTTCCTGGAGGGTGTCATCGACCTGTTGGCCCCGGGGGGGCGGCTGGCCGTGATCGCGTTCCACTCGCTGGAGGACCGGCGGGTGAAGCGGTTCATCCGCCGGGCGTCCAGCGTGGGCGATCTGCCGCCGTCGGTGCCGGTGCCGCCGGCGGGTTGTCAGCCGAGGCTGCGGCCACTGGGGCGTGATCTCCGTGCCGACGAGGGCGAGGTGGCTGGCAACCCGCGCGCGCGCAGCGCGGTATTGCGGGTCGCGGAGCGGTTGTCATGA
- the mraZ gene encoding division/cell wall cluster transcriptional repressor MraZ gives MFRGVNQLNLDAKGRLAFPSRHRDRLLSHCSGEVVATIDYRDRCLVFYPLPEWEEIERKLIALPDLQPSAKRLKRLLIGHAQELQVDGNGRALVPPPLREYAGLEKRVVLIGQGNKFELWDESLWEQRRADWLQEAAAADAELPGELESLAL, from the coding sequence GTGTTTCGCGGAGTCAATCAACTCAACCTTGATGCCAAGGGGCGGCTAGCGTTCCCGTCCCGGCACCGCGACCGCCTGCTGAGTCATTGCAGCGGCGAGGTAGTAGCAACGATCGACTATCGCGATCGCTGCCTGGTCTTCTACCCGCTGCCCGAGTGGGAAGAGATCGAGCGTAAGCTGATCGCCCTGCCGGACCTCCAGCCGAGCGCCAAGCGACTCAAACGCCTTCTGATCGGTCACGCCCAGGAACTCCAGGTCGACGGTAACGGCCGCGCCCTGGTTCCCCCGCCGTTGCGTGAATATGCGGGCCTGGAGAAGCGGGTCGTGCTGATCGGCCAGGGCAACAAGTTTGAGCTTTGGGATGAGTCCCTCTGGGAGCAGCGGCGGGCCGACTGGCTGCAGGAGGCCGCCGCGGCCGACGCCGAGCTCCCCGGGGAGCTGGAGAGCCTCGCCCTGTAA
- the rsmI gene encoding 16S rRNA (cytidine(1402)-2'-O)-methyltransferase — translation MWVVATPIGNLGDLSRRAAEILRHVEWVAAEDTRRTGRLLEQYGLRARLLSLHEHNEASRIPRLLRLLAAGRDVALVSDAGTPLLSDPGARLVAAAADAGERVSPVPGPCSVTAALSVAGFGADRFVFDGFLPARDTARRSRLEALAEEPRTVAFFEAPHRIAACLRDLVEVCGGERPVVLARELTKVHETVLRGSLEEVLRRVEVDGNQQRGEIVVVLEGVPQRGAAVDADSTLRALLLEGVAVKQAARVAARLTGGRRNALYQRALELAESQTGGAKSVDPKRKG, via the coding sequence CTGTGGGTTGTGGCGACCCCCATCGGGAACCTTGGGGATCTGAGTCGACGGGCAGCCGAGATCCTCCGCCATGTCGAGTGGGTGGCGGCTGAGGATACGCGCCGGACCGGCCGGCTGCTGGAGCAGTACGGTCTTCGGGCGCGTTTGCTGAGTCTGCACGAGCACAATGAGGCCTCCAGGATCCCGCGCCTGCTCCGTCTGCTGGCTGCCGGACGGGATGTGGCGCTGGTCAGCGATGCCGGCACGCCCCTGCTCAGCGATCCGGGTGCCCGCCTGGTGGCCGCAGCGGCGGATGCGGGGGAGCGGGTGTCACCCGTGCCCGGGCCGTGCAGTGTGACGGCGGCGCTCTCGGTGGCCGGTTTTGGCGCCGATCGCTTCGTCTTCGACGGCTTCCTCCCCGCCCGCGATACGGCGCGGCGCAGTCGTCTCGAGGCGCTGGCCGAGGAGCCCCGGACCGTGGCCTTCTTCGAGGCCCCGCATCGCATTGCGGCCTGTCTGCGTGATCTGGTCGAGGTGTGCGGTGGGGAGCGCCCGGTGGTTTTGGCCCGCGAGCTGACCAAGGTGCACGAGACGGTCCTTCGTGGTTCGCTGGAGGAGGTGCTGAGGCGGGTCGAGGTGGATGGCAACCAGCAGCGGGGCGAGATCGTTGTGGTCCTGGAGGGGGTGCCGCAGCGGGGCGCAGCCGTGGACGCCGACAGCACGCTGCGCGCGCTGCTGCTCGAGGGGGTGGCGGTGAAACAGGCCGCCCGTGTGGCCGCGCGCCTGACCGGCGGGCGGCGCAACGCCCTGTATCAGCGAGCGCTGGAGCTGGCGGAGTCCCAAACCGGGGGCGCGAAGTCGGTCGATCCGAAAAGGAAAGGGTGA